From the bacterium genome, one window contains:
- the rpsH gene encoding 30S ribosomal protein S8 — translation MMTDPVADLLTRVRNAARAGHKQVSVSHSNFKEALVKLLIEEGYLDGYALESEDGGPHRTIHVDLKYTTGGKPAFRGLERISKPGLRVYVRRDKIPYVMNGLGVAVLSTSKGVLPDYTARREGVGGELICRVW, via the coding sequence GTGATGACCGACCCCGTCGCCGACCTTCTGACCCGCGTGCGCAACGCCGCCCGCGCGGGGCATAAACAGGTCAGCGTCAGTCACTCGAACTTCAAAGAGGCCCTCGTCAAGCTCCTGATCGAGGAGGGCTACCTCGACGGCTACGCCCTCGAATCGGAGGACGGCGGCCCCCACCGGACGATCCACGTGGACCTCAAGTACACCACGGGTGGGAAGCCGGCCTTCCGGGGCCTCGAGCGGATCTCCAAGCCGGGGCTGAGGGTCTACGTCCGCCGGGACAAGATACCCTACGTGATGAACGGGCTGGGGGTGGCGGTGCTGTCCACCTCGAAGGGGGTTCTCCCCGACTACACCGCGCGGCGCGAGGGGGTCGGCG
- a CDS encoding type Z 30S ribosomal protein S14: MAKKCLIEKAKRKPKFKVRGYNRCPLCGRARAYYRRFDMCRICLRTLTLEGKVPGMTKASW, encoded by the coding sequence TTGGCGAAGAAGTGCTTGATCGAGAAGGCGAAGCGCAAGCCCAAGTTCAAGGTGCGCGGCTACAACCGCTGCCCGTTGTGCGGGCGGGCCCGCGCCTACTACCGTCGCTTCGACATGTGCCGCATCTGCCTGCGCACACTCACCCTCGAGGGGAAGGTGCCGGGGATGACCAAGGCGAGCTGGTAG
- the rplE gene encoding 50S ribosomal protein L5, giving the protein MAPRLKEIYETKVRQALTKRFGYSNPMEVPRLEKIVLNRGIGVAKENPKIIEGAVGDLTAISGQKPILTKARKSIAQFKLRTGFIVGCQVTLRRDRMYEFFDRLVNFAIPQIRDFRGMSDRSFDGRGNFNLGLNEQLIFPEIDYDDIASIAGVTVTICTTAGTDEEGKALLSELGMPFRRPSR; this is encoded by the coding sequence GTGGCCCCCAGGCTGAAAGAAATCTACGAGACCAAGGTCCGCCAGGCCCTGACGAAGCGCTTCGGCTACTCCAACCCCATGGAGGTTCCGCGCCTGGAGAAGATCGTCCTCAACCGGGGCATCGGGGTGGCCAAGGAAAACCCCAAGATCATCGAGGGCGCCGTGGGCGACCTGACAGCTATCAGCGGCCAGAAGCCGATTCTGACGAAGGCCCGCAAGTCCATCGCCCAGTTCAAGCTCAGGACCGGCTTCATCGTCGGCTGCCAGGTGACGCTCCGCCGCGACCGCATGTACGAGTTCTTCGATCGTCTGGTCAACTTCGCCATCCCCCAGATCCGCGACTTCCGCGGCATGTCCGACCGCTCCTTCGACGGCCGGGGGAACTTCAACCTGGGGCTCAACGAGCAGCTCATCTTTCCGGAAATTGACTACGATGACATCGCCTCCATCGCCGGCGTCACGGTGACCATCTGCACCACCGCCGGGACCGACGAGGAGGGGAAGGCGCTTTTGTCCGAGCTCGGGATGCCCTTCCGCCGCCCGAGCCGTTAG
- the rplX gene encoding 50S ribosomal protein L24, with protein MARVTRLRKGDTVEVISGSERTSKKKRGQILKINLEATRVIVQGLNFTKKHQRQKKQDVQGGIIEIEAPIELSNVMFVCPKCSKATRLGVRRVDGKRFRVCKRCGAEFV; from the coding sequence ATGGCCCGCGTCACACGCCTGCGCAAGGGGGACACCGTGGAGGTGATCTCCGGTTCCGAGCGCACCTCGAAGAAGAAACGGGGACAGATTCTCAAGATAAACCTCGAGGCGACCAGGGTCATCGTTCAGGGCCTCAACTTCACCAAGAAGCACCAGCGCCAGAAGAAGCAGGACGTCCAGGGCGGAATCATCGAGATCGAGGCCCCCATCGAGCTCTCCAACGTGATGTTCGTCTGCCCCAAGTGCTCGAAGGCCACCCGGCTGGGCGTCAGGCGAGTGGACGGCAAGCGGTTCCGAGTCTGCAAGCGGTGCGGCGCCGAGTTCGTCTAG
- the rplN gene encoding 50S ribosomal protein L14 produces MIQQETVVNITDNSGAKRALCIKVLGGSRRRYASVGDTVVITVKEALPTSNIKNGTVMKAVVVRTRKEIRRKDGSYIRFDDNAVVLVNEAGEPVATRVFGPVARELREKKFNRIVSLAPEVL; encoded by the coding sequence ATGATCCAGCAGGAAACCGTCGTCAACATCACCGACAACTCGGGCGCCAAGCGGGCTCTGTGCATCAAAGTACTGGGCGGCTCCCGGCGGCGCTATGCCTCCGTCGGCGACACCGTCGTCATCACGGTCAAGGAGGCGCTGCCCACGAGCAACATCAAGAACGGCACGGTCATGAAGGCCGTCGTCGTACGCACCCGGAAGGAAATCCGCCGCAAGGACGGCTCCTACATCCGCTTTGACGACAACGCCGTGGTACTGGTCAACGAGGCCGGCGAGCCCGTCGCCACCCGGGTCTTCGGACCCGTGGCCCGCGAGCTGCGCGAGAAGAAGTTCAACCGGATAGTATCCCTGGCCCCGGAGGTGCTCTGA
- the rpsQ gene encoding 30S ribosomal protein S17: MGANRKRRTGRVARDAHAKTVVVVVERRQAHPLYKKTVTLTSRFMAHDAENACRAGDLVVIEETRPLSKLKNWRVVEILERAVG; encoded by the coding sequence ATGGGCGCCAACCGGAAACGCCGTACGGGCAGGGTCGCCCGCGACGCGCACGCCAAGACCGTCGTGGTCGTCGTCGAGCGCCGACAGGCCCATCCTCTGTACAAGAAAACCGTGACCCTCACCAGCCGATTCATGGCCCACGACGCCGAGAACGCCTGCCGAGCCGGCGACCTCGTCGTAATCGAGGAGACGCGCCCGCTGTCCAAGCTGAAGAACTGGCGCGTCGTTGAGATACTCGAGCGGGCCGTCGGCTAG
- the rpmC gene encoding 50S ribosomal protein L29: MKVKDLRQMTDAELTSRHQELSEELMNLRFQLQMKQLTNPGHIRIVRKDISRINTLLAERERAAQSGG; encoded by the coding sequence TTGAAGGTCAAGGACCTGCGCCAGATGACCGACGCCGAGCTCACCAGCCGGCACCAGGAGCTCTCCGAGGAGCTGATGAACCTGCGCTTCCAGCTCCAGATGAAGCAGCTGACGAACCCGGGCCACATCCGGATAGTGCGCAAGGACATCAGCCGGATCAACACCCTTCTCGCCGAGCGCGAGAGGGCAGCCCAGAGCGGGGGTTAG
- the rplP gene encoding 50S ribosomal protein L16, with amino-acid sequence MLVPKRSKWRKHQRRRMRGKAIRGCTISFGEFGLMALEPHWITGNQIEAARIAITRHVKRGGKVWIRIFPQKTYTKKPQEVRMGSGKGAPEGWVAVVKPGTIMFELDGVPYNVAFEAMRLAGYKLPIRTRFVER; translated from the coding sequence ATGCTTGTCCCCAAGCGGAGCAAGTGGCGCAAGCACCAGCGGCGCCGGATGCGCGGAAAAGCCATCCGCGGGTGCACGATCAGCTTCGGGGAGTTCGGGCTGATGGCCCTCGAGCCTCACTGGATAACCGGCAACCAGATAGAGGCCGCCCGCATCGCCATCACACGCCATGTCAAGCGCGGAGGGAAGGTCTGGATCCGCATCTTCCCCCAGAAGACCTACACCAAGAAGCCCCAGGAAGTCCGCATGGGGTCGGGGAAGGGCGCGCCCGAGGGATGGGTGGCCGTGGTCAAGCCCGGTACCATCATGTTCGAGCTCGACGGCGTCCCCTACAACGTCGCCTTCGAGGCCATGCGCCTCGCCGGGTACAAGCTGCCCATCCGGACCCGTTTCGTGGAGAGGTAA